A window from Purpureocillium takamizusanense chromosome 3, complete sequence encodes these proteins:
- a CDS encoding uncharacterized protein (COG:S~EggNog:ENOG503NXUJ) — MGQPGFGGALDTPRTNIGDATYLSRAPDFADISQEASFQSPGKDGNLLQQLRNGRSNGVNLRTPRQKGPLADRRNLPASVGGAEFTPLLKSATRNSTRRHGKENGALVPNTPALDRIDEDDMTPVPRIDTSVYLSSRNQSYLDHTLPQVDSSSVASTPMALQPRRGGDKGPLQDGNQLSLREQENVIDRIEKENFGLKLKIHFLEDALRKAGPGFSEAALKENTELKVDKVTMQRELHRYKKHLTTAERDLETYRQQMTELQERSKRKHVDENQRAELEQLQKALEEREADIDVLQCQLDQSQHGQDEMEKLRDNIEDLEADVREKDRLLTERDDELEELKEKLEEAEDKAQDAERKAMEAEGAERHNEELDEAKEMIQELGTNIRRLEEQLDGMREKMDEATEERARAEQDLEELQEEMANKSVVTKGLSRQIEEKVARLQEELDKSGKDYSALEKQLARSNEENAELRATVSDLHQQRKAFNHGRESEATRIQELEAELLTVADERDLLQSRYDTIVDRCTSLEQDVERLEEEVADLEKSLSQERELAHETEKDLRSQYQDEIERLNDEVSDLQAEVREKDNLYDNDCEKWENEKQTLEAERERIEERAAGLQRTIDRLREAEGDLSSKESKLKDAIESETERHKSEEAVLTKQIDDLQGALETRQTLLTTLRNELSAVRDELRQTQINYQTQVNKAVALEDEVELLRIKSPAKTSPQLEAAQRDCERLRAQLEEVQATERSTDASARLKWQLSDATSQLEKVTKDKHALQEQLATLNTELRSARTSLAEARAERDELDDQLRQTNSHDHDTLQIDQERLDLRTAKTKLDSEVRRLKDENKSLAEQRAAVEKTLDDEIEKAAAEEDRLGQEILELQAKLRQSSSSGSQEVVASRRTIRELQRQIADYEGQLASARVSDHNSSGGDLSMVRKDLYASRQKELEFSQREAAHRDVVKGLKRQIADLESQMHDHELTRLGRSPVPSPTKSDGSLHGSTEVTTARAMQDLREQLSDLEDQKIVLEEVLEDARQQAEETSEHYEKAMQRLKLKLDKACRERDAAAVASQAAGGKQSRHLRKTQAEVENLEHDVCQQQELIDGLVASEACLRRKLERARSERAAYRMTAEKLQRDIQRLKGTTTGPLAKDQRALVKHRGTDEALDTVVRAAESAEERHKKELRGVVMQMEWMQARWEREALLRSDAAYAKRFLQLQLDVANACNKAQLRELEHIRTNLLHSRKPLALPGPGRAGSPTSPKPTSIRPFLVAARFIARMRISARGWAEQEAVWRRLVAATEEQRRVKRSRQFKVVRVVEEKS, encoded by the exons atgggTCAACCaggcttcggcggcgcgctcgacacCCCGCGAACCAACATTGGCGACGCGACCTATCTCAGCCGCGCCCCCGACTTCGCCGACATCTCACAGGAAGCTTCCTTTCAATCGCCCGGCAAAGACGGCAACCTGCTACAGCAGCTCCGCAATGGCCGATCTAACGGTGTAAACCTCAGGACCCCGCGACAGAAAGGCCCACTCGCCGATCGACGAAATCTGCCCGCCTCTGTAGGCGGCGCCGAGTTCACGCCTCTTCTCAAGTCGGCCACGAGAAACAGCACAAGAAGGCATGGCAAAGAGAATGGTGCCCTGGTCCCGAACACGCCTGCGCTCGATAGGattgacgaggacgacatgaCTCCCGTTCCACGCATTGACACTTCCGTGTACCTCAGCTCCCGCAACCAGTCCTACCTGGACCACACGCTACCTCAGGTCGACAGCAGTAGTGTTGCGTCGACTCCGATGGCTCTGCAACCACGCCGCGGTGGCGACAAAGGCCCCTTGCAAGACGGCAACCAGTTGTCTCTGCGCGAACAGGAGAACGTCATCGATAGGATAGAAAAGGAGAATTTTGGCCTCAAGCTCAAGATTCATTTCCTCGAAGATGCTCTGCGCAAGGCAGGACCCGGCTTTAGCGAGGCCGCGCTCAAGGAAAACACGGAGCTGAAGGTGGACAAGGTCACGATGCAGAGAGAATTGCACCGCTACAAAAAACACTTGACCACCGCTGAGCGCGACCTCGAGACATATCGACAGCAAATGACGGAGCTTCAGGAAAGATCCAAGAGGAAGCATGTCGACGAGAACCAGCGCGCCGAACTGGAGCAGCTTCAGAAGGCACTTGAAGAGCGAGAAGCAGACATCGACGTCCTTCAGTGCCAACTGGACCAAAGTCAGCATGGCCAGGATGAGATGGAGAAACTCAGAGACAACATCGAGGACCTGGAGGCTGATGTGCGTGAAAAGGATCGGCTACTCACTGAAAGAGATGACGAGCTTGAAgagctcaaggagaagctcgaggaggccgaagACAAAGCACAGGATGCCGAACGCAAAGCGATGGAGGCCGAGGGGGCGGAACGGCATAACGAAGAACTGGACGAAGCCAAGGAGATGATTCAGGAGCTGGGGACCAACATACGCCGGCTGGAAGAGCAGTTGGATGGCATGAGGGAGAAAATGGATGAGGCTACCGAAGAGAGAGCACGAGCGGAGCAAGACCTGGAAGAACTCCAGGAAGAAATGGCAAACAAGTCTGTCGTTACCAAGGGATTGTCCCGGCAGATCGAGGAAAAGGTTGCCAGACTCCAGGAGGAGTTGGACAAGTCGGGAAAAGACTATTCTGCACTTGAGAAGCAACTCGCCCGATCAAATGAGGAAAACGCAGAGCTCAGAGCTACGGTCAGTGACCTTCATCAACAGCGGAAGGCTTTCAATCACGGCAGAGAGTCCGAGGCGACACGGATTCAAGAGCTCGAAGCCGAACTTTTAACGGTGGCCGACGAGAGGGACTTGCTGCAGTCTCGTTACGACACAATTGTTGATCGGTGTACCTCTCTTGAGCAGGACGTTGAACGACTGGAAGAGGAAGTCGCAGATCTGGAGAAGAGTCTGTCTCAAGAACGAGAGCTGGCGCACGAGACCGAAAAAGACCTGCGAAGCCAGTACCAGGACGAGATCGAGCGGCTCAACGATGAGGTCTCAGATCTGCAGGCTGAGGTTCGGGAGAAGGACAACCTATATGATAATGACTGCGAGAAATGGGAGAATGAAAAGCAAACTTTggaggccgagcgcgagcggATCGAGGAGAGAGCGGCTGGCCTCCAAAGGACTATCGACCGGTTACGGGAAGCTGAAGGCGACCTGTCGAGTAAGGAGtcgaagctcaaggacgctATCGAAAGCGAGACAGAACGCCACAAGAGCGAAGAGGCTGTTCTAACAAAGCAGATCGATGACCTCCAGGGCGCCTTGGAAACCCGCCAAACACTGCTAACAACATTGCGTAATGAGCTTTCGGCAGTccgcgacgagctccgcCAGACACAAATCAACTATCAAACACAGGTGAACAAAGCTGTCGCTCTGGAGGATGAGGTGGAGCTCTTGCGGATAAAGTCGCCCGCGAAAACATCTCCACAGCTGGAGGCTGCTCAGCGCGATTGCGAACGGCTCCGCGCCCAGCTAGAAGAGGTCCAGGCCACCGAGCGCTCTACAGATGCGTCGGCCCGGCTGAAGTGGCAGCTGTCTGACGCTACGTCTCAGCTGGAGAAGGTTACTAAAGACAAACATGCCCTCCAAGAGCAGCTGGCAACCCTCAACACCGAATTGCGCTCGGCCAGGACATCACTCGCTGAAGCCCGCGCAGAGCGTGACGAGCTTGACGACCAACTTCGACAAACGAATTCTCACGACCACGATACCCTGCAGATTGATCAGGAGCGGTTGGATCTGCGGACTGCAAAGACGAAGCTTGACAGCGAGGTCCGACGTCTGAAAGATGAGAACAAGTCACTCGCTGAGCAGCGCGCTGCTGTTGAAAAGACCCTGGACGACGAGATTGAGAAGGCAGCTGCGGAGGAGGACCGACTCGGCCAGGAAATCCTGGAGCTTCAGGCCAAACTCcggcagtcgtcgtcgtctgggagCCAGGAAGTTGTGGCGTCCCGACGGACCATTCGCGAGCTTCAGCGACAAATCGCCGATTACGAGGGACAGCTAGCCAGCGCCAGAGTTTCCGATCATAACAGCAGCGGAGGAGACCTTTCGATGGTTCGGAAAGACCTGTATGCGTCGCGTCAGAAAGAGCTCGAGTTTTCCcaacgagaagctgcgcatCGGGATGTCGTCAAGGGCCTCAAGCGACAAATTGCCGATTTGGAAAGTCAGATGCATGATCACGAGCTGACTCGGTTGGGACGATCGCCGGTGCCTTCGCCCACGAAATCTGACGGGTCGCTACACGGCAGTACCGAAGTAACAACGGCGCGGGCTATGCAGGACTTGCGTGAACAGCTTAGCGATCTCGAGGACCAAAAGATTGTGCTCGAAGAAGTATTAGAAGACGCCAGGCAGCAAGCGGAGGAGACATCCGAGCATTACGAGAAAGCCATGCAGCGGTTGAAGCTCAAACTCGACAAGGCATGTCGGGAACGGGATGCTGCAGCCGTCGCGTCGCAGgctgccggcggcaagcAAAGCAGGCACCTGCGTAAGACTCAGGCAGAGGTCGAGAACCTGGAGCATGACGTCTGCCAGCAGCAAGAGCTTATTGACGGTCTCGTCGCCTCGGAAGCGTGCCTGCGGCGCAAGCTggagcgcgcccgcagcgAACGAGCCGCGTACAGGATGACGGCCGAAAAGCTGCAGAGGGATATTCAGCGGCTTAAGGGAACGACGACAGGGCCTTTGGCCAAGGACCAGCGCGCTCTCGTCAAGCACCGCGGCACGGACGAGGCTTTGGACACGGTCGTCCGCGCCGCTGAgagcgccgaggagcgccacAAGAAGGAGCTTCGCGGCGTGGTGATGCAGATGGAGTGGATGCAGGCTCGGTgggagcgcgaggcgctgctACGCTCCGATGCGGCTTACGCGAAGAGGTTCCTACAGCTGCAGCTTGATGTGGCAAATGCCTG CAACAAAGCGCAGCtccgcgagctcgagcacATCCGCACCAACCTCCTGCACAGCCGCaagcccctcgccctccccggACCAGGCCGTGCcgggtcgccgacgtcgcccaaGCCGACGTCGATACGCccgttcctcgtcgccgcgcgcttCATCGCGCGCATGCGCATCTCTGCCCGTGGCTGGGCTGAGCAGGAGGCTGTTTGGCgcaggctcgtcgccgcgacaGAGGAACAGCGCCGCGTCAAGCGCTCCCGGCAGTTCAAGGTGGTTCGTGTGGTGGAGGAGAAGAGCtga
- a CDS encoding uncharacterized protein (COG:S~EggNog:ENOG503P031) → MSLDRVPDEIIQHLLYYVSPVDNLRSVQLLDRRLHSLANEPLLWRSHCAGSFRYWHPRHALARKLRLRVAEVDWKRLFLLRARQECVVARLLGEIIAAKSGRLKRFEAVARLGYDAKDYLLRQCRIDDSTDDYLARRYYSNALLDSIHRGIAIEEWHRLRLDRDSLDAHIAGVRLERALGAFDMFVLHDQFGDLDDISQMLDSRAAQFRASQPDLDQLTTRQKALALNRWLRANGLTGLHDPERNYRNLRNLLIGQALRHEDHDSIPIISSAIFCCLAARLGLTAQCCAFPSHAHAIVSAPPGQTLDGAQQEGEDTPRERMFLDPYGFDEEVPAAALQALLAHVGWQTSADALLAPVSTIAVVQRTSQNVNATFARMLELQDDVPPQLIQLLRGNSSMNMEAALYASMWAQLLLSTPNTFEWDDRLANFLRRFAGSWPEDAWLVEEYLLPMYNGVAQRRGGFARPANRGMSDPWMELQRVRDQDDLKPHAVRGTLSANQSIPFKIGQVFRHRRYGWVGVITEWADQGTRHLSVAHSRAVAEPDDEHGNEPSAIPVRPPNQFYFMCL, encoded by the exons ATGTCTCTGGACAGGGTCCCGGACGAGATCATCCAGCACCTTCTCTACTACGTCTCCCCCGTCGACAACCTCCGGAgcgtccagctcctcgaccgccgcctccacagCCTCGCCAACGAGCCACTTCTCTGGAGAAGTCACTGCGCCGGCTCCTTTAGGTACTGGCACCCCCGCCATGCCCTGGCCCGCAAGCTGCGACTGAGggtggccgaggtggacTGGAAGCGTCTCTTCCTTCTGCGAGCACGCCAGGAATGCGTCGTCGCGAGGCTGCTCGGGGAGATCATCGCCGCAAAATCCGGCCGCTTAAAGCGCTTCGAAGCCGTGGCACGTCTCGGCTACGACGCCAAGGACTACCTCCTGAGGCAATGCCGCATCGACGACTCAACCGACGACTACCTGGCTAGGAG GTATTACAGCAATGCTCTCCTTGACAGCATTCACAGGGGCATAGCCATTGAGGAGTGGCACAGACTTCGGCTCGATCGTGATTCGCTCGACGCCCACATTGCCGGCGTGCGGCTCGAGCGAGCCCTCGGCGCATTCGACATGTTCGTGTTACACGATCAGTTCGGTGACCTTGATGAC ATCTCTCAGATGCTCGACAGTAGGGCTGCTCAGTtccgcgccagccagccagacctCGATCAGCTCACCACCCGCCAAAAGGCACTTGCGCTGAACCGATGGTTGCGCGCCAACGGCCTCACAGGATTGCACGACCCTGAGCGAAACTACCGGAACCTGCGCAACCTCTTGATCGGCCAGGCCCTCCGTCACGAAGACCATGATTCCATTCCCATCATCTCAAGCGCCATATTCTGCTGTCTTGCCGCTCGTCTTGGGTTAACTGCCCAATGTTGTGCCTTTCCCAGCCACGCCCATGCCATCGTATCCGCCCCACCGGGACAGACACTGGATGGCGCGCAACAGGAGGGAGAGGACACCCCCCGCGAACGCATGTTTCTCGACCCATACGGGTTCGACGAGGAGGTACCAGCCGCAGCTCTGCAGGCTTTGTTGGCGCATGTTGGCTGGCAAACGAGCGCCGACGCTCTCTTAGCCCCTGTCTCGACAATAGCCGTGGTCCAAAGGACGTCTCAAAACGTCAATGCCACGTTTGCCAGGATGCTTGAGCTGCAGGACGATGTGCCACCCCAGCTGATCCAGTTGCTCAGGGGAAACAGCTCGATGAACATGGAGGCGGCACTCTACGCGTCCATGTGGGctcagctgctgctctccaCACCCAACACATTTGAATGGGATGATCGCCTCGCAAACTTTCTGCGCAGATTTGCCGGCTCCTGGCCAGAGGACGCATGGCTGGTGGAAGAGTATTTATTGCCAATGTACAACGGTGTAGCAcagcgacgcggcggctTTGCGCGCCCTGCTAACCGCGGCATGAGCGATCCGTGGatggagctgcagcgcgtgcGCGACCAGGACGACCTTAAGCCTCACGCCGTGAGAGGGACCCTTTCTGCCAACCAGTCGATCCCGTTCAAGATTGGCCAGGTCTTTCGACACCGAAGATATGGCTGGGTTGGCGTCATCACCGAATGGGCTGATCAAGGCACTCGACACTTGTCGGTAGCGCATTCcagggccgtggccgagcccgacgacgagcacggcaaTGAGCCGTCGGCGATCCCCGTGCGGCCACCCAATCAGTTTTATTTCATGTGCTTGTGA
- a CDS encoding uncharacterized protein (COG:S~EggNog:ENOG503P031) encodes MSLDRVPDEIIQHLLYYVSPVDNLRSVQLLDRRLHSLANEPLLWRSHCAGSFRYWHPRHALARKLRLRVAEVDWKRLFLLRARQECVVARLLGEIIAAKSGRLKRFEAVARLGYDAKDYLLRQCRIDDSTDDYLARRYYSNALLDSIHRGIAIEEWHRLRLDRDSLDAHIAGVRLERALGAFDMFVLHDQFGDLDDISQMLDSRAAQFRASQPDLDQLTTRQKALALNRWLRANGLTGLHDPERNYRNLRNLLIGQALRHEDHDSIPIISSAIFCCLAARLGLTAQCCAFPSHAHAIVSAPPGQTLDGAQQEGEDTPRERMFLDPYGFDEEVPAAALQALLAHVGWQTSADALLAPVSTIAVVQRTSQNVNATFARMLELQDDVPPQLIQLLRGNSSMNMEAALYASMWAQLLLSTPNTFEWDDRLANFLRRFAGSWPEDAWLVEEYLLPMYNGVAQRRGGFARPANRGMSDPWMELQRVRDQDDLKPHAVRGTLSANQSIPFKIGQVFRHRRYGWVGVITEWADQGTRHLSVAHSRAVAEPDDEHGNEPSAIPVRPPNQFYFMCFPSTGSEPHVVAAHNIELIHDASQIDDDMFPLAGKFFKRFDRATCTFVSNIKE; translated from the exons ATGTCTCTGGACAGGGTCCCGGACGAGATCATCCAGCACCTTCTCTACTACGTCTCCCCCGTCGACAACCTCCGGAgcgtccagctcctcgaccgccgcctccacagCCTCGCCAACGAGCCACTTCTCTGGAGAAGTCACTGCGCCGGCTCCTTTAGGTACTGGCACCCCCGCCATGCCCTGGCCCGCAAGCTGCGACTGAGggtggccgaggtggacTGGAAGCGTCTCTTCCTTCTGCGAGCACGCCAGGAATGCGTCGTCGCGAGGCTGCTCGGGGAGATCATCGCCGCAAAATCCGGCCGCTTAAAGCGCTTCGAAGCCGTGGCACGTCTCGGCTACGACGCCAAGGACTACCTCCTGAGGCAATGCCGCATCGACGACTCAACCGACGACTACCTGGCTAGGAG GTATTACAGCAATGCTCTCCTTGACAGCATTCACAGGGGCATAGCCATTGAGGAGTGGCACAGACTTCGGCTCGATCGTGATTCGCTCGACGCCCACATTGCCGGCGTGCGGCTCGAGCGAGCCCTCGGCGCATTCGACATGTTCGTGTTACACGATCAGTTCGGTGACCTTGATGAC ATCTCTCAGATGCTCGACAGTAGGGCTGCTCAGTtccgcgccagccagccagacctCGATCAGCTCACCACCCGCCAAAAGGCACTTGCGCTGAACCGATGGTTGCGCGCCAACGGCCTCACAGGATTGCACGACCCTGAGCGAAACTACCGGAACCTGCGCAACCTCTTGATCGGCCAGGCCCTCCGTCACGAAGACCATGATTCCATTCCCATCATCTCAAGCGCCATATTCTGCTGTCTTGCCGCTCGTCTTGGGTTAACTGCCCAATGTTGTGCCTTTCCCAGCCACGCCCATGCCATCGTATCCGCCCCACCGGGACAGACACTGGATGGCGCGCAACAGGAGGGAGAGGACACCCCCCGCGAACGCATGTTTCTCGACCCATACGGGTTCGACGAGGAGGTACCAGCCGCAGCTCTGCAGGCTTTGTTGGCGCATGTTGGCTGGCAAACGAGCGCCGACGCTCTCTTAGCCCCTGTCTCGACAATAGCCGTGGTCCAAAGGACGTCTCAAAACGTCAATGCCACGTTTGCCAGGATGCTTGAGCTGCAGGACGATGTGCCACCCCAGCTGATCCAGTTGCTCAGGGGAAACAGCTCGATGAACATGGAGGCGGCACTCTACGCGTCCATGTGGGctcagctgctgctctccaCACCCAACACATTTGAATGGGATGATCGCCTCGCAAACTTTCTGCGCAGATTTGCCGGCTCCTGGCCAGAGGACGCATGGCTGGTGGAAGAGTATTTATTGCCAATGTACAACGGTGTAGCAcagcgacgcggcggctTTGCGCGCCCTGCTAACCGCGGCATGAGCGATCCGTGGatggagctgcagcgcgtgcGCGACCAGGACGACCTTAAGCCTCACGCCGTGAGAGGGACCCTTTCTGCCAACCAGTCGATCCCGTTCAAGATTGGCCAGGTCTTTCGACACCGAAGATATGGCTGGGTTGGCGTCATCACCGAATGGGCTGATCAAGGCACTCGACACTTGTCGGTAGCGCATTCcagggccgtggccgagcccgacgacgagcacggcaaTGAGCCGTCGGCGATCCCCGTGCGGCCACCCAATCAGTTTTATTTCATGTGCTT TCCAAGCACTGGGTCGGAGCCCCACGTGGTTGCCGCCCATAATATTGAACTCATACACGACGCAAGTCAgattgacgacgacatgttCCCCCTTGCGGGAAAGTTCTTCAAGAGATTCGACCGAGCGACGTGTACTTTTGTGTCGAACATCAAGGAGTAG